The sequence below is a genomic window from Geovibrio ferrireducens.
AAACACGTTTCCGCTGTGAAACAGAGCGTACCAGTCCATTTCCCATATTCTTAAAATAAACCCCGCACCCACAGCGCCTATGCAGAGCCCTATCACATCCTTTTTCAGGAACCCGCCGCGGGAAATAAGCTTATTGATAAAATAAGTTACCGCAGGAATAAGCGTGGTGGTGAGAACACCGCCTATACTTGCCAGTCCCTTGCTGAGCCCCATGAAGAAAAAGAAGTTATACACAAGAAGCAGAACAGCCCCGCCCAGTGCGGCAAAAAAACCTGTCCTGCGGAAGCGGAAACCCTCCTTAAGAACAAGCATAACGGGGATAAGGGTAAGTGTAGTAAGGGCGAACCGCCAGAAGATAAGCTGGTCAGGCGCGGCATAACGCACAAGCATTTTGGCGTTTATCCATGATCCCCCCCAGGAGATCATGACCAGAAACATTAAGAACATCAGGAGCATATTTGACA
It includes:
- a CDS encoding DMT family transporter — protein: MFLVMISWGGSWINAKMLVRYAAPDQLIFWRFALTTLTLIPVMLVLKEGFRFRRTGFFAALGGAVLLLVYNFFFFMGLSKGLASIGGVLTTTLIPAVTYFINKLISRGGFLKKDVIGLCIGAVGAGFILRIWEMDWYALFHSGNVFFLLAAVTWAALTNLSARVKTILSPIGFNFYLSLFTTLFIFAYMKGDVGSMASFDWLFWLNLFLLAVFATTFGSSVYFICASKLGSDKASSFVFLVPVSALLFSMLFLGEKVAWSTFTGGAIALCAVYLINKKAKAA